The bacterium genome window below encodes:
- a CDS encoding AAA family ATPase — MEYLKFFDLEAEPFQNDLDGRFYYESEPQRQARLRVLRGIHQRKALTVVYGGPGRGKTTLAHYLLRDLADSDVAVRFLSIPHEGCSSGWFLPNVARQYGIVQLAPTIPEQVDQVHARLVEVNTAGKYPVIFVDEAQLFRNRNAMEEFRGLLNLLHEGKKLVSLVLFGLDELREILRLDPPLAQRVDIRIELKAMDREESARYLEHRLKNVGGSLEIFTPDAIDAIYAYSEGVPRVMNSLADNTLFDASLEGANPADASLVAAAADALGLSPADASEQPSGLELDLAIGEVAEAPGIQSIGESESGAAPWVEPAAPSPSSFPASPAAPPEVASAPVPPLPVPALEVADELIPVLPAMTPEVPPEPVPAPPEPVLSSEPVRPPVDPAVLDEAAAALEVIADPNPSPAPQVATQLVADDFPPLNREFVPPAMPAASDSSTGALELESVVESRLEPKSEPELVLSPPDPPTEEELAPPVASAFDPVSPVMGSGEADPLSQDSDDETAPSFGVEIELNMPVEDVQPLTSESGTALELSLPDDEDDKTPLSLAGVITPEQQAELRKQADAADTRITAPTPIPDMAPVAAPVPAPTAAPVQPQAVAAPVVAPAPPEVTTSNEGFHLGSILDSTGTQTQIPAPTAAAPEPVAPRQAPVAAAASPLEVSDDAGPGSLFDLGELLSDVDEDWKTDPAQSAAPTAAPIPAAPAAPEPVPAAPAPAPVPAAPAPAPVPAAPAPAPVAPAAPASAPPVQAAPAAGPKIEIPDGEEDLDALFDSIQLGD; from the coding sequence ATGGAATACCTGAAATTCTTCGACCTCGAAGCTGAGCCGTTCCAGAACGATCTCGACGGTCGTTTCTACTACGAAAGCGAGCCGCAACGACAGGCTCGTTTGCGCGTGCTGCGCGGGATCCACCAGCGCAAGGCTCTGACCGTCGTGTACGGCGGGCCGGGACGCGGCAAGACCACACTCGCGCACTATCTACTGCGCGACCTCGCCGACAGCGATGTTGCGGTTCGCTTCCTGTCGATTCCCCACGAAGGCTGCTCCTCGGGCTGGTTTCTGCCCAACGTCGCTCGCCAGTACGGGATCGTCCAGCTCGCGCCGACGATCCCAGAGCAGGTTGATCAGGTACACGCCCGCCTGGTTGAGGTGAATACCGCCGGAAAATACCCGGTGATCTTCGTCGATGAGGCCCAGCTATTCCGAAATCGCAATGCGATGGAGGAGTTCCGAGGTCTGCTGAATCTCCTGCACGAAGGCAAGAAGCTCGTTTCGCTCGTGCTCTTTGGCCTGGATGAACTCCGCGAGATTCTGCGCCTGGATCCACCGCTGGCCCAGCGCGTCGATATTCGCATTGAACTCAAGGCTATGGATCGAGAAGAATCCGCCCGGTATCTCGAACATCGCTTGAAGAACGTGGGCGGCTCGCTCGAGATCTTCACGCCCGATGCGATCGATGCGATCTACGCATACTCCGAAGGCGTGCCGCGCGTGATGAACTCGCTCGCGGACAACACTCTGTTCGACGCCTCGCTCGAAGGCGCGAACCCCGCGGATGCCTCACTCGTCGCCGCGGCGGCAGACGCGCTAGGTCTTTCGCCCGCCGATGCCAGCGAACAACCCAGTGGCCTGGAACTGGATCTCGCCATCGGCGAGGTCGCGGAAGCTCCGGGTATCCAGAGCATCGGGGAGTCCGAGAGTGGTGCCGCGCCCTGGGTCGAACCGGCCGCTCCGAGCCCGAGTTCGTTTCCCGCTTCGCCTGCAGCGCCACCAGAGGTCGCCTCCGCGCCGGTTCCTCCGCTGCCGGTGCCCGCGCTCGAGGTTGCAGACGAACTCATTCCTGTTCTCCCCGCGATGACACCGGAGGTACCTCCCGAGCCCGTTCCTGCACCGCCCGAGCCCGTATTGTCCTCAGAGCCCGTGCGGCCACCGGTCGATCCGGCCGTGCTCGATGAAGCCGCTGCGGCGCTTGAAGTGATCGCCGACCCGAACCCCTCGCCGGCCCCACAGGTTGCAACGCAGTTGGTGGCCGACGACTTCCCGCCGCTGAACCGCGAGTTCGTTCCACCCGCGATGCCGGCTGCATCCGATAGCTCAACCGGTGCACTCGAACTCGAATCCGTGGTCGAGAGCCGGCTCGAACCCAAAAGCGAACCAGAACTCGTACTGAGTCCCCCCGATCCGCCAACCGAGGAGGAGCTCGCGCCTCCTGTCGCGTCGGCCTTTGATCCGGTTTCCCCGGTGATGGGCAGCGGGGAAGCGGACCCGCTCTCGCAGGATTCTGACGACGAAACCGCGCCTTCGTTCGGAGTCGAAATCGAGTTGAACATGCCGGTTGAGGACGTGCAGCCGCTGACCTCGGAAAGCGGGACGGCGCTCGAACTCTCGCTGCCAGACGATGAAGACGACAAGACTCCGCTGAGCCTCGCGGGCGTGATCACACCCGAGCAGCAGGCTGAACTGCGCAAGCAGGCAGACGCTGCAGACACGAGAATTACAGCTCCGACACCGATCCCAGACATGGCTCCGGTCGCGGCTCCTGTTCCGGCTCCGACGGCTGCGCCCGTCCAGCCTCAGGCCGTAGCAGCACCTGTTGTGGCGCCTGCGCCACCCGAGGTGACGACCTCAAATGAAGGCTTCCACCTGGGATCGATTCTCGATTCCACCGGGACTCAGACGCAGATCCCGGCTCCGACTGCTGCGGCGCCCGAACCCGTCGCTCCCCGCCAGGCTCCGGTTGCAGCTGCCGCTTCTCCACTCGAGGTCAGCGACGATGCGGGTCCCGGGAGCCTCTTCGATCTGGGGGAACTGCTTTCCGACGTGGACGAGGATTGGAAAACCGATCCCGCTCAATCGGCCGCGCCGACCGCAGCTCCAATCCCTGCAGCACCCGCAGCACCGGAACCCGTACCTGCAGCACCCGCGCCAGCACCCGTACCTGCAGCACCCGCACCCGCACCCGTACCTGCAGCACCCGCACCAGCGCCGGTAGCCCCTGCGGCGCCAGCATCCGCGCCGCCCGTACAGGCCGCGCCTGCTGCGGGGCCCAAGATCGAGATTCCCGATGGGGAGGAAGATCTGGACGCGCTCTTCGACTCGATTCAGCTCGGAGACTGA
- a CDS encoding helix-turn-helix domain-containing protein, translating into MRGDRLSLRISEAAEALGISERHLRAHLSEIPHLQIGCCVVIPVDSLKEWLQAQARQVSQDADSIANAIMEQLDD; encoded by the coding sequence ATGCGTGGCGACCGACTCTCCCTTCGCATTTCGGAAGCCGCAGAGGCACTCGGCATCAGCGAGCGACACCTCCGAGCCCATCTCTCTGAGATCCCCCACCTCCAGATCGGCTGCTGCGTGGTCATCCCGGTCGATTCCTTGAAGGAATGGCTTCAAGCGCAGGCTCGTCAGGTATCACAGGACGCTGATTCCATCGCCAACGCCATCATGGAGCAACTGGATGATTGA
- a CDS encoding ribbon-helix-helix protein, CopG family: MTLDLEGPQNAAVREIADRREVSVAEVIRAAVRAYVKRSS; encoded by the coding sequence GTGACGCTGGACCTTGAAGGCCCCCAGAATGCTGCTGTACGCGAGATTGCCGATCGGCGTGAGGTTTCGGTCGCGGAAGTCATTCGCGCTGCAGTACGCGCCTACGTGAAGCGGAGTTCGTAG